The sequence TAAGATCGTTCAACGTCGATCATATCTTCTTCCCATACTTCATATAGTATAGGTATTTATCTTATCGGTGAAACTTCCGTTTCGAAAAAAAGCACTCTGAAGGGGGAAGTTTATTAGAAGATTATTGAAAGAGGAGGCGCTTAATCAAGTGTGGGGCGCCTAAAAGAAGAAAGCATAATTAACCAAAGCATAACTAATTCTCTTTGAAAGTAATACCCTGTCGCCGGCAGGTTTCTCAGGAATAAAACGAATATCGCCGGGTGTCTGCGAAAGCCGCCGGCATCTTCTTTTTTACTTAATGCTTTTCAAAATATACCGCCTGAACTCCGGATTATATCATgggtaataattaaaaatcagtTTCCATATGGTAAATCTGATTACACGGTAGTAACTTTAAAGTTGCTCAACCTCGTCCCGAAAGCAACTTGTATATTTTCTGAcatcgggacggcgatacgaacttTTTTTTCCATCCTGATATAGATAAAGAAAAAACAGGCGTTTGGAACGCGATTGGAAGGGGCTAACTTTGGTACCATCAACCTCGTCCCGAGggctcttttttaattattagtaATGGGATGGTCCTGGGGACATAGCTGTGGTGCCACTTTAGTATACCAATAACAAAGTGGCAATAATTTCACCTGTACGCCTCTAATTTTTAACCTTAACTACTCGCTATATTGGTTGGCACCAATACCTTTTATTTGATATAGTATCAATACAAATCCGTGGTCGAGTCAACAGTTATTACGAAATTGTCAATTATTATGAAGTTGTCAACCATTATGAGGCCGGTTGCCGTTGGGCGAGTCGCTCATAAGTTGACAAATAATTGATAACAATTTGGAAAATTATTATCAATTATTATCAATTATTACCAAAAAGGAAAACACACCAAAAACCAAATAACGCAGCTTCAaataaaagagatttttttCGAATAATCGGTATTTATCCTAATCTTGTCCAAATactgacaaaaaaacatttctaataaGTATATGAAATCCTACggtatcaaagaaaaatgatgcaaatctatccgattattcatattataataataataataataataataataataataataataataataataataataataataataataataataataataataataataaatatttaaagtggctagcccagaaaatcacaaaaacctatagttagtggattgtttccactgtgggccactagaacaaaaaagaaacaaaaaatgataaaccttggactgcctcagctcaatcaaacatagtaacatttataatctgtgaaaattgaaaagaaaaagaataaaaaacaaaaattagaaagtgatctccattagaatttgccaaatacattaaagatggaagtcttaaacgaaagcagacttccatcacaggtcacttggtctggaagattattccacacttttgcagctctaaattgAAAGGAGAATCACCGCCGCAGCTCTTTCATCATCAGTTTGACCActacattataaaaaaagaatggtatcTCCAGCACCCCGGGTTCAAAAGATATGGATAAAGAATGTTAGAAATCGCGAGCCCGGCGTCAAATAACGCGCCGGTCATGCAGTTTCATTTTAACTTGTTCGAATTCATAATGGCAGCAACCTGAAAAAAAACCGCGAAATAACTTTGCTGCTGTGGGGACTTTTGTGTTGTTGCTATCCAATCCAAAGTGCAATTAAATTTCAAGCaattaaaatgtcaattttcgATGAAAAACTGAATGAAATAAACACTAGTAATAATCGTAGTAGCAGTGGTGATGCAGCGAGAACGGCTCCAgatgaaaataaagaaacaaatgcaaaaaaaacaagacaaagGGGTGTTAATTTGATTGCCAAAGCAAAAAAACGTGCAGACTGTAGGTACAAACGTCGAAAAGGCATACTGAGAAGTGCTTCATTATTAAAACTAACAACTAATGATGAAATATATTTGGAATTTTATAGGGAGAAAGAAAGTGTTCCAGCAAGATTTTCAACCTCAAAAGAATTGATGCAGAAACATTTGAATAATTTGCTCTTATCCGACAATTTAACACTTCCTCCAGCAACACCCTTATTACCATCTATGCCATGGCTAGGAGGAACATATACCAACATGTTGCTATCTCCAAATGAGGGTAGTGGGGGTAGTAACACATTCTCAGATGTTTTGTTGTCAAATTATCTTCACAACAATATTGATAATAACAATACTTATACTGAcattaacaataacaataatgatGATGTTGTTGATAATAATGTTGTAAACACACCACAAAATATAGTACAAGATATCTTTCCTGTTAACAACAACGATGAAAGTAAAACATACAATGTCAAcgaaatcgattttttaaaaaatatatcaccATCAAATAATATTGAGGAGAGAACTGATGTAAATTGCAACATGTGTCACATCTGTAAAATAGAACATGTCGTGGAAAAGGATTTAGACTCGACGTGGGTGAATTGCAACCGTAGAAACTGTGATTATTGGGTGCATGTAGTATGTGTTGGCATTGACATCAGTGACAAATGgttaaaaaatctgaaatatttttgtccaaCCCATAATGCGGTTCGCGTGACTGCTGCAcgaaaacgactttttaaaaagaaatagtagTAGCAAAGCAAATAAGGATTGTGCTCacattttttgttgaatttttgttCAAGCTGGACTGAAAGAACTCAATTGAGAAAAACGATAATGGTATTATTTACCAACACTTTTTATGTTTTCTAAAgacacatatttttaaaacccaTATTTTTGTTACACATAAAGTATCTTATGAAACCAGCAGTTGTTATTTATCAAAAGCCATcacatttttattatatacatatCAGCCACAGATTATTTATATtctattatataatatatttataaaccTTGTACATAATCCtcgtggggggggggggcatatTTCTTATATTCATACTTCTTTCAAGACAATTCATCTTCTGAAAGTTCAGCCATCAAGTCTTCTTCATACTCTATAATTCGCAAAGGTAAATAAGTAATATTTTGAAGGTTTTTgccatttcttttttgttcccaataaaacaaccgttttgtttttgctttatttGATAAATTCAGAAGGTTATCATGCAACTTTTCTCCAAATATATTAAAAGCAGCTTCATGTTGGTTATATTGTGTTAAATAGTTAGAATATCTCAGAACTGAGCGCCATTGAATGACTTCTTCATTGAGAATTATGTTTCTTGAACCagacttttcattgactttcaaaatgTTAGAGTATTTCGTGTACAAGCTATCAAATTTATCTATGGATCTTGAAATCCTTTTCCAAGTTGACTTGTCAACGATGCCCTTCGGAGCGATCATTTTTTGACGTTGGATCTTCTGCTCTAAAAGAAAATCACCACCTTGGTTTTTTTTCTCTAATGACCCTGTAGAGAAACTAAGATTTTGATTTCGTTGTTCCTTCACTTCATTTGGATAAATAGCTCTATTCCGAAGGTCGCGGTACTCTATTTCCCTGTAGATCGGATGATTGAATGCATAAAACAAATCTAGAGATGCGAATCTTCCCGCATCACTAATTTTGATGTCATTGCTCCTATCTCCCACCCGCTGTGTATAAATACCAAGACCATAAGTTAATACCAGTTGCGTAAATAATTTCAGTGTTGGCGAAGTTATTTTTGACTGCCATTTGAGGAATCCCAATGGCGACAAACTTCCTGTTGTTTCAGAATCGTATAAACGGAGTAGTTCCATAGTTGTACCATGAAGGAAGGTTTCGAAACTTTGCCAAGCCTTGTGGTTGTCCTTACACTTTACGAAGTATTGATAGGCAGCAATCGATTTGAAATTTAACACGTCTTTTGCCAATGGTTCCAAGCAAATTCGgtctaaaattttgaaaaaacatttcagtTGATTCATGTTTAAATGCCCCAATCCGGGAACAAGTGTCACCCAATCATACTTTTCTTTGTCAGTTTCACAGATTCGGCTGGCGATACAATATGGCGGACCATCGCAACCAAGATAAGACCATTTTCTACCGTCAGGTATATGTAAGTTTTCCTTCAACTCTTTAAGTATCAGCTCAACGTTGCAATAGCTGTTTGGGTTGAGTAATATTGGTTCGCCAATCTGTATGGTTTTGTTATTTACTACACTCTTCTCACctaaatttaagtacttttcaTTAGATGAGTCCGTCTTTGTTGATCGTTGTATGTCCTCAATAACGGTTTTTTGCACAGGGAATCCACATTCGTCACACTTTCTTTTCAAATTGTGATAGATTTTTCCACACTTTTCATTCGTGCATTGACGAGTTTGTGCTTTCAAAAATTGATGTATTCGACTGTCTACTTCCTTTTCGTCTTTAGCGTACATTTCTAGcatttttgatatatatacCAGGCGAATATTTCTAAATGTATTTTTTCCATGCTCTATCATTTTTTCCATTCGACGTTGTACTTCTTCTTCAGATTCTCCCTTACCCCAATTGCATGGtttaaggttttcgtttgtttgaAGGTTTCCTGAAGGATCTAAGATAATATGTAAAGTGGTAGTGATGACATCAGCTGCAGCAGTTTTATTTGCAGAGACGCGATAGTTTTTAATGACATATTTTCCAATGTTGTCAAAGTATGTGTCAAGATCACCACTCGGACAAACTATTGTCCCACGTCCCTGGTCTTTCAACCAGTTAAGATATGCCGTGTAACTTCCAGCAGGATACAGTTTTCCATTTATTGCTGTAACCATTTTTGATCCAGAAATAGTTGACTGAATAAGACTTGAAATAAATGTATTAGGGAGTATCCAGTTAAAATTACGTAATTGGTATATAGCTTCGATTACACAAGAAATACGATAACACATTAACTTGGAATGATTTTTATCGAAAGATAACCCAGACAATCCTTCCAAAAAGCTTCTCAAAATTGGGTTTCGTTCCAGTATAAAGTTGTCAACGTCAATGTTTTCTAATGcttcaaagtttttataaatgccACTTAGTCCTGCTCCATCGGTACCTATGTTTCCATTAACAAATTTCTCCGCTATGATTTTGACCAATCTGACTAAATAACTCACATTGACGGCATCGTCCTTCGAACATATTGCCAATGACGAAGTTAGGTTTAAAACAATTGAATCCAAAGCACTATCTTTTGTTATAGCTGTTTCAGTAGTTTGAACTGGAACTGAAGAACTAGCGGTCATAATATTCCGTACAACTGTAACACATCCTTCGCAAATGAAGTGACTTCGCGGACCAAAATACGTATGTAGTTGCAAATAACTCAAAATCGATCCTTTCACTGTTCGTTGTCTCGTATCATGAACATAGAAAGTTTCATCTTTCGTCACCCATTCAGCATGTTCGGTGcacttgcatatttttttacaagaatattttaacatttttcctgataaaataaaagcaaatataTTCAATTACTTCTGACGAAAATACGCAAAAAGAAGATAATCAGAAGTAGTGAATAAATACATTAGTAGACAGAGACtttttttcccaaaaaaatGACACGTGCATGTtgagaaaatatatattcaaaaaataaaagcaactgAGTACAACGCTCTAAACAGCACAGCTTTCGGGTGTATTGCTGCGATATTCACATTTTTCTGTTCCCTCCTGCGTCTTGAAAAAGCCTTGCAATATATTAAACACGACCACAGGCTTGTTTGTAACAATTTCATATTGGCAAGGAATAACTGCTCCGCCACCCCTCTTGTCCATGCCATAAGGATTGCATCTATACCCTTCGTGGGCGGCAGGTTTTTTGCTTTGTCTTGCAGGAGCCGTAGAAGTgctgaaaaatacaaaatatcaaATACACATTGGACCTGCATAAACTAAATGGTAAACTTTTTACTCATTTTCAATTTTGAGCGCAACAAATATGCAAGTTTTAATACACGTGATATCATTGTTTCAcggtataaaaattttttcttgaagGTATGATAATTATTACAAATACTACTAGTATCCTACCAGTATAATTTTTGTGCGTTTCTTTCATCTAGAAGTTGTCTGAAAACACGGCATAGGTTTGCTGGGACACGTCCCACTATTTTACCAGCCACATCTTTCACTAGCTGGTTTGTTTCATTCTCTTTTTTTGCAAATCTTGTAACATCTGTGTGTAAGTGATTAGGAATATCATCCAAGGCTGGCATTATCACTTGCATAGCATTTTCGTCGTATAAatttccattttctttttccaCAAACATTTTGATGTTAGGATGCGGATTCACTTTAAAACTATGATATCCTCTAATTGTGCTGTCAGTCACATATACAGCCTCCATTTTTCTTCTTCAGTGTTTATGTTTAGTTCTTCTGTAGTATTTTTTCCCAAGTCCGGTGTAAATTGAAACAATGGTTCATCGTAGCGATAGTCTATTTAAGCTGTACTGCATCCTAGTTAGGATGCACGTCACATGATACAGCCTATTTAAGcggacatttttaaaacttcaaatttagcaGATCTCCGGGGTGCTACgaaaaaactaatgtattggAGATGTTTATATGCACGTAAGTATTGGATTTATTGAGTTAGATAGATGCTAAAATTcagttaaatgtgtgttttcgacgatcaaagttttgtacatcttaattaagctgtagaacgcctaattagactgtatgatacatcctaattaagctgacatccaaattaagctgtacagcttaattaagaggatttccctgactgtttgtgtgaggtgttaaacaggatgcaatggttctagtTTTAGAGGATCGCAGCTTTGACTCAACCATTTCTAGCAGAGAGGTAAGGCTGTGTCTTTCAAGAGGATCAAAAATGTGATCTAATTTAACTGGCAAAGGAGCAAAGTGTTGCCAGTAAAAAGGACCTAGCCAACTTTGGCACTGCCAATTCCTTGAAAGAAGTTATTGACACCACTTGGATGATGCAAATGGCGGAGGAGGACGAGGTAAGTCGCAAAAACCAACCATGCATGGATATAATTTGTCAGTGGACAGGGGTCAAGTGTGTCAAAGGGTGCGATGGCGCGTGACTTAAATGTGCCACACAAACAATCGCACCAACACCTTTGTGTTTGCTGAGGCTTCTAAATTCTTTCTTTGTTAattaaatgttatttctttcttATTTCTTTGGAAATAAATAATTCGGCGAACGGGTGTAAAAAGACGAAGATACGGGTTGGAACATCACAACTCAAAAATTCCCTATTCTTTGCTTGTTATAGACTACATCGTGTAGCAAAGCAACGGAAAGATTTGGAATTACGGGATATACCGTGTCTATTTCCAggagggccatggcttagatggagagtacTAGATTATTTAATATTCATTTTGAGTTACGCAGATCCAATTAGGGCGCGTGCTccactagacaactcccggcaacacgCAACGGccaacacagtgtgccatctccccaatttcactcacatggcttgggttaactgGGGGCTATGGTAAAATTCACCCGCCCATGTTGAATACACAACTTTCCGGTttcggaaaataaaaaaaaatcataatggtAGCTTTTTGGAAGGTAAACACGAAAAACGGTGAATTTTACATAACTATGAAAATCTCAAAAAAAGAGTTAAACTTGTCAACAACTATATAAAACCTATACAAATATCGACAAAGGAAAGATTGAACTTggtatttcaataaaaaaacactaagaaatattatttttgtgcgTTTTTGAAGGAAAAATCTTGATTGTAGCCGctaaaaattatgtttacatgtgatatttatccatttttttattttctcactCATATAAATCTTGTTCTACTTAATGATAACGTGAAAGGAACTAATGGTGCTTTAGcccatataatttttttttgttaaagaccAATGCAAGTATCACAAATCTCTCTTACTTTACACTGGCGTATCAATGATTTTTAACCTTTGCGGCTGTcgcttttcaaaacaaaataagatttcGATTGCGCATTTTACATAACCAAAATTATGCCGAAGAGCGAaatgaaaattttcaaaacaaacttcACGTGTGACTCTTTTGAGAATTCACGTGTTAGCTATAAACACTTGCGACATGACTGATGATATAAATTTGGATATGTCCCTAGATAAATTTAAACTGTGGAGTACAAACGCCTTAAAATCTTTTCTACATGTAAGAAACAAAATCACTGATGGATCCTTTGAAGAACTAACTGCCAGGTAATTTTCTGCCAGGTATTTTTTCGTCTATTTACAAACTcagtaaaaaattttctttcactTTCTTATCAGCgtattttaaacaatttcagAGCTTATGCAGCTTGGTGTGATAACATTGATGTTGACCCTGAACTTGAACAGAGAGAGAGAGACGTTTTGGAGGAGTATCGTAGTAAACTGACGTTGAAAGATATCGTATTTGACGACCCCCTTGTTTTAAAAGACGGGTGGATTGGAGAGCACAGTAAAAGTGGCATTAACTCGTGGCCTTCGTTAAATTATCTTGACAGGAGGAGAGGAgagagatttattttttattaggagtttacaatgaaaatatataatatgaaaaatatattgaacattTACCTAATAAAAGGATAACTAGCACAAAGCACTTTATGTGCTTAAATAACGTGCTAGCTACCTGGGAGAACAACAGGTAGGACGAAGCCACAGGACAACACAGGGACAAGACGAACATTCAGACGAGGATATCACagagtcaaagtcaaaaatagcATGAAATGTCTGGAAGCTGCTTAAAACAAACCTTCAAGCAGGAAAAAGGAATTTGGACTgggtgaaataaaataaaattgtaattagATTTTATATGTGTTAATAAAGTgactatgtaaaaaaatttttagctcAGAGGTATTTTTACTCAAGATTTTAAAGGGTAAGGAATTTTGAAGACGGTTCCATGAGTTTATTGCAAAGAACTTAACAGACTTTTTACCAAACGCAGTTGAATGAACAAGAGGTAGATTCAAAAAGCCTTTGTCAGCAGCACGGGTGTGGTGGGAATGGGCGAAGTCGATAGCGAAAGTATTGATGAGGCTAATAGGAAGAGTTTTATAATAAAGGTTCAGTAGGAAAATTATATTATGTATACAGATCATGTCAGAGAATTTAATTAAGTTTAGGTTCCCGTATAGTGGGGTAGGAGAAGCATTGAAAGTACTAAAAGAGATGATACGGATAGCATGGTTTTGTAAAATTTCTATTCGACGGGTAAGAGAAGATTTTTGGCCCCATACCAAGGAGCAATATTGTATTTGGAAGTAGAAAATAGCAAAATAAATTTGACGAAGAACACATTTTGGAACAAAATGACGAGCTTTGGCAAGTGCTCCATTAGATTTTTTGAGGTTGGAGATGGTGATGTTAATTTGAGATTTCCAGGAGAGGTTTGAGTCAAGAGTTATACCAAGGTATTTGACAGTATCACTAGGAACGATTTTAGTTCCATTgattagaaatttaaaattaaataaaattggttttaacggagttttaaaaataacaagttcAGTTTTAGATTTATTTAATGAGATTTTATTTGCATTGAGCCATTGACAAAGGAATTTGAGATCCAAGTTAAGATGTTTATTTAGTTGTTTAGCGGACTTACTAATATTTAGCAGGTTGGTATCATCTGCAAAGAGGTGGACCATGGAATGTTTAATTGCAGTATGAAGATCATTAATATAGAGTAGAAATAAAAGTGGACCAAGAACAGAGCCCTGAGGAACACCATGACGAATAGGTTTATGTGAAGATGACGAATTATTGATAAACACAAATTGTTCTCTGTTGGCTAGGAAAGAGTGCAGCAAAGATAAAGGAACCCCACTAATaccatagtgataaagttttttaattaaaatttcatgGTCAACAGTGTCGAAAGCTTTTTGTAGGTCAATGAAGACACCACAAACAAGAAGACCATTGTCAATAGCTTCCATAATCTTTTGAGTAATGTTTAGTAAGGCGTGTGAGGTAGAAAATTTTTTCCTGAAGCCAAACTGATCTGGAAAGATAGTATTgttcatagaaaaaaaattatataaacgaTTGAAAATAAGCTTTTCGAAAATTTTGTCAATGTTTGAAAGTAAAGATATGGGCCGATAGTTGCAAAGTTCGACATTTGAGCCTTTTTTGTAAACAGGGATAACTTTTGCAATTTTAAGAGAAGATGGATAAATACCAGTTGAAAAGGAAAGATTGATTAATTTAGCAATTGGAACTGCGAGGAGTTTTTTAGTAGGAAGAAGGACTTGGTACGGAATGCTGAAAGGacctgttgatttttttttatcaaagagAGAAATACAATCAAGGACTTCTAAATCATTAGTTGGgcgaaaaaatattgaattagcTGTTGGGTTTTTTAGATACGAAGAAAAGTGTTTAAAGCTTGGTGGAATCGATTTCCTTAAATTATCTGCAATTGAGCTGAAGTAACTGTTGAATGAATTAGATATGGTTAATGGGTCTGTAGTGAGATTATTGTTAATGTTTAAACAAGAAGGAGTAGGAGATTTGGCAGACCGGAGTGAAATGATGGAACGAACACCATCCCAGATagcttttgaattatttttatttttgatgaaaaattgTTTGTAGAAGTTACTTTTACTTATTCTACATAGAGTGACAAGTTtgtttctgtattttttaaaggatgTGTGCAGTAGAGATTTTATGAATGGATCTTTTTCTTTAATGAATTGTTTATATAAAGCGTCACGTTTGCGTATAGAGGTGAGTATGCCAGTAGTGATCCATTCTTTATGAGGGTTTGTGTTATTTCTAGTAAAAGATTTTTTGAGAGGAACACATTCATTTATACAGTTATTGACAAAGgtatgaaaaatatcaaaagattTAGATGGGTCAAGTTCATTTAAGCAAAGAAGTTCATTCCAGTCAATGGCagatattttttgagaaaataattCTTGGTTAAATTTATTCCAGTCTGGAATAGGAGATCTTTTTGTGGGAGGAGGCGGCAAGACGTGTTGTTTGTTTATTATAAGAAACTGTGGGAAATGGTCAGATATTGACGATATGATGTTACCAGACTTGCAGTTTAGTTCAAAAGGGTCATGAAAAATATTGTCAATTAAAGTACTAGTATTTTCTGTAATTCTTGTTGGAAGAAGTATAGAAGGAGCTAAAGAAAACGAAAATATAGAGTCTAAAAAATCAGAAATATCAGGGTTGGAATCAGAGAGTAATAGATTTGCATTAAAGTCttccattaaaaaaatgtttttgttctcAGAGGTGGTTTTGCTTAATATAGGAGTAAGATGGTTCATATTAAAGTCATGTAGGTCCATATGAGGATGTTTGTAGATGCAACCTATGATATAATTTTTACCTTTAGGATGAATAACTTCAACAAATACTGATTCAAGTTGGTGACTTATATAACATAGTTGATCAAGGTCAGGGCGACTAGAACAGGAGAGCTTATCAGAAATGTATAACAAAGCGCCACCTTTAATGCTTTCTGAAGGAGTATGTATATCCATTTAGATTACAGTTCAGAGAAGGAGATTTACTTTGAAAACCCGTTTCTGTTATACCAATAGCactgaaattaaaattaaggTCAGAGAGGAGATAGGTTAAATCATTAAAATGTTTAGATAAGAAAGATATGTTTAGATGGAACAAGGAAAAGTAGGAAGAATTAAAGTTTTGAGAGACAAATTCAACAGAGTCATAGTATTTACAATTGGTGTTATCATTTTCAGAAGGACTGTTGTTAAGAGTATTAAGATTGGATAGGAATTTTCTTTTCTCAGTGGAAGATAAAGCAGAGTTGAAAACAAGAGGGGTAGATTTGTCATTAAAAGGAAGTGAATCATTTATACATTTAAGACAGAACCAATTATCGTTAGAGTTTTGTAACATTTCATAATCAGTGGCATTAAGCCCATTACATTTAATATGCACCCAGAAACCGCACACATCACACATAATTGCTCGATGGTTTGAAGCAACAGATTTCAGACAGATCCTGCAGGGATGACTAATCATAgtgatatacaaaaaaaaaacagacaaaacATATAATGACACGTAACAAGGGAAACGGGGAGCTTATTCGGTTTTTGTCAGAAACCAGAGGGCagtagataaataagaaaaataacataCTTCATTTCACTTCATTTGCTCGCTGTTTAAGAGtagccatttttaataagattgttttaaaaaactggGGCTGGCCTGTTACACAGAAATTAACGCGAAAGTAACGGGGTCCGAAAACGGCCCcgaggaaaaaaaataattcttcaaaatataaaaaaaataatatagaattatttatcaacatcaacttttaaatattcaaggtcatcataatgCAAGATTTTTTCTGCGGCTGAgttttctcctttttttatCCGAACCGTTCCGTTGTAGATCCAGAAACTGGAAATTTTACCATCCTTGTAGAGGGATTTACATTCGCCCCATAGCATCCGATAGTAGGGACACAggttattgtttaaataaatcttgCGCGGGTCGAGTCCAATATTTTCCAGTCGATGTTTCTCAGTTCtaaggatttttttatttctgtgcATTTTTTCCACCACCTTTCTATTTACAAACCTTACTATTGTTCTCCGCGGGTCAGATGCTTTCACATGTTTACCTTTAGGTAAACGGTGGCATGCCTCAAAATCGGTT is a genomic window of Hydractinia symbiolongicarpus strain clone_291-10 chromosome 14, HSymV2.1, whole genome shotgun sequence containing:
- the LOC130625076 gene encoding serum response factor homolog B-like — translated: MSIFDEKLNEINTSNNRSSSGDAARTAPDENKETNAKKTRQRGVNLIAKAKKRADCRYKRRKGILRSASLLKLTTNDEIYLEFYREKESVPARFSTSKELMQKHLNNLLLSDNLTLPPATPLLPSMPWLGGTYTNMLLSPNEGSGGSNTFSDVLLSNYLHNNIDNNNTYTDINNNNNDDVVDNNVVNTPQNIVQDIFPVNNNDESKTYNVNEIDFLKNISPSNNIEERTDVNCNMCHICKIEHVVEKDLDSTWVNCNRRNCDYWVHVVCVGIDISDKWLKNLKYFCPTHNAVRVTAARKRLFKKK